The DNA window NNNNNNNNNNNNNNNNNNNNNNNNNNNNNNNNNNNNNNNNNNNNNNNNNNNNNNNNNNNNNNNNNNNNNNNNNNNNNNNNNNNNNNNNNNNNNNNNNNNNNNNNNNNNNNNNNNNNNNNNNNNNNNNNNNNNNNNNNNNNNNNNNNNNNNNNNNNNNNNNNNNNNNNNNNNNNNNNNNNNNNNNNNNNNNNNNNNNNNNNNNNNNNNNNNNNNNNNNNNNNNNNNNNNNNNNNNNNNNNNNNNNNNNNNNNNNNNNNNNNNNNNNNNNNNNNNNNNNNNNNNNNNNNNNNNNNNNNNNNNNNNNNNNNNNNNNNNNNNNNNNNNNNNNNNNNNNNNNNNNNNNNNNNNNNNNNNNNNNNNNNNNNNNNNNNNNNNNNNNNNNNNNNNNNNNNNNNNNNNNNNNNNNNNNNNNNNNNNNNNNNNNNNNNNNNNNNNNNNNNNNNNNNNNNNNNNNNNNNNNNNNNNNNNNNNNNNNNNNNNNNNNNNNNNNNNNNNNNNNNNNNNNNNNNNNNNNNNNNNNNNNNNNNNNNNNNNNNNNNNNNNNNNNNNNNNNNNNNNNNNNNNNNNNNNNNNNNNNNNNNNNNNNNNNNNNNNNNNNNNNNNNNNNNNNNNNNNNNNNNNNNNNNNNNNNNNNNNNNNNNNNNNNNNNNNNNNNNNNNNNNNNNNNNNNNNNNNNNNNNNNNNNNNNNNNNNNNNNNNNNNNNNNNNNNNNNNNNNNNNNNNNNNNNNNNNNNNNNNNNNNNNNNNNNNNNNNNNNNNNNNNNNNNNNNNNNNNNNNNNNNNNNNNNNNNNNNNNNNNNNNNNNNNNNNNNNNNNNNNNNNNNNNNNNNNNNNNNNNNNNNNNNNNNNNNNNNNNNNNNNNNNNNNNNNNNNNNNNNNNNNNNNNNNNNNNNNNNNNNNNNNNNNNNNNNNNNNNNNNNNNNNNNNNNNNNNNNNNNNNNNNNNNNNNNNNNNNNNNNNNNNNNNNNNNNNNNNNNNNNNNNNNNNNNNNNNNNNNNNNNNNNNNNNNNNNNNNNNNNNNNNNNNNNNNNNNNNNNNNNNNNNNNNNNNNNNNNNNNNNNNNNNNNNNNNNNNNNNNNNNNNNNNNNNNNNNNNNNNNNNNNNNNNNNNNNNNNNNNNNNNNNNNNNNNNNNNNNNNNNNNNNNNNNNNNNNNNNNNNNNNNNNNNNNNNNNNNNNNNNNNNNNNNNNNNNNNNNNNNNNNNNNNNNNNNNNNNNNNNNNNNNNNNNNNNNNNNNNNNNNNNNNNNNNNNNNNNNNNNNNNNNNNNNNNNNNNNNNNNNNNNNNNNNNNNNNNNNNNNNNNNNNNNNNNNNNNNNNNNNNNNNNNNNNNNNNNNNNNNNNNNNNNNNNNNNNNNNNNNNNNNNNNNNNNNNNNNNNNNNNNNNNNNNNNNNNNNNNNNNNNNNNNNNNNNNNNNNNNNNNNNNNNNNNNNNNNNNNNNNNNNNNNNNNNNNNNNNNNNNNNNNNNNNNNNNNNNNNNNNNNNNNNNNNNNNNNNNNNNNNNNNNNNNNNNNNNNNNNNNNNNNNNNNNNNNNNNNNNNNNNNNNNNNNNNNNNNNNNNNNNNNNNNNNNNNNNNNNNNNNNNNNNNNNNNNNNNNNNNNNNNNNNNNNNNNNNNNNNNNNNNNNNNNNNNNNNNNNNNNNNNNNNNNNNNNNNNNNNNNNNNNNNNNNNNNNNNNNNNNNNNNNNNNNNNNNNNNNNNNNNNNNNNNNNNNNNNNNNNNNNNNNNNNNNNNNNNNNNNNNNNNNNNNNNNNNNNNNNNNNNNNNNNNNNNNNNNNNNNNNNNNNNNNNNNNNNNNNNNNNNNNNNNNNNNNNNNNNNNNNNNNNNNNNNNNNNNNNNNNNNNNNNNNNNNNNNNNNNNNNNNNNNNNNNNNNNNNNNNNNNNNNNNNNNNNNNNNNNNNNNNNNNNNNNNNNNNNNNNNNNNNNNNNNNNNNNNNNNNNNNNNNNNNNNNNNNNNNNNNNNNNNNNNNNNNNNNNNNNNNNNNNNNNNNNNNNNNNNNNNNNNNNNNNNNNNNNNNNNNNNNNNNNNNNNNNNNNNNNNNNNNNNNNNNNNNNNNNNNNNNNNNNNNNNNNNNNNNNNNNNNNNNNNNNNNNNNNNNNNNNNNNNNNNNNNNNNNNNNNNNNNNNNNNacaagagaacacaagagaaaggaagcttTGGTGGAAAGAACACTTTATTACTCAAATGTGggttacaaatgattcacacacACCCAAACTCTAACTCTTAcccctatttatagccatccacctcctcaatggatggttaggattaaatctaTCAACGGTCCAGATTAATCATCCAGAACCTTCTttacaaatatctatcctaccacaACTCTCTAAATGTTTCTAGATTATTCCATACCACTCTTTATACTTCTATATACATCtacactcttctagaatatTCCATGATCTTCTAAagtcttctagaaccttctagaGTATTCCAGAACCTTCTAGGACATTCTAGAACGTTCCGGAACCATCTAGAGTATTCTCAAACACTCCAGAAAACTATACAAACACTGTTAAATATAACCTTCTAAAAATTTACCGTGACAATTAGGTACCTTCATCTCTACTAAAAGAATATTTTCCCTATTTTCACCTTTCGCATAAAAATACATGCTATAATAATAGGGAGTGGAGTTAGGTACATCCTACTTTTAAACAATTCTCTTAATTAGCATTAGTATGTCATATCACATATGTGCCAAGATGTGACATGCTTTGTtctcatcatattcatcatccCTGAAGTCAccattattagtttattactaATTTATAATAGAGGTGATGTCAACGTAAATGTTATGCTAAAACCTAATACCGTCCGAAAACAAGAACCTACATATCAATTTGATTAATGCTATTATACAGATCTCGAATGCATTCAATAATGttaatttgtgttaaaatttaattaaggtATTGACTATGAAAAAGAATGGCACATAAAGAGAATCATTCTTCCAATTCAAAGCAAAAATAGACTGAAATGTTTGCACTATAACACGTTTAGCACCATGCCATACATAAGCCCTTGAGATTCCCTGCATAACATTGCACATATTAAGGACAGTAATCACGCAATGTCAAATGTCCATGCAACAATTCGaactttgcattaaaaaaattatcaaaatcagAATATAGTTACAAACTCGAGATTTTCTCCGTTGCCAAGCGAATTCCACGTTGTTCCTACAGCATCCATCTATATTAGTAATAACCAACAGTTCTGGTGGATTCATATTGTTTCTGTTGGTCATCATCACCACCTTGATTTATGAATACAATTCGACCTGTGTATCAGAAcgaatagaattgcattaagcATCTTCATATTAGTTCTCACGCAATCTTCTGTCATTTGACAACTACATTTTAATCATGGATCATATCAACCACGGCTAAAGGGCAAGACTTGAAAGAAAGTATGTAGAAAGTGGCTTAAAATAGTTGTTCAAGAGCATTAACCCAATACACATATCAATGATTTCAGTTCTTGGAAGTTGCAAGAAATGCACCAGGCATAAAATTGTCATATCTCCTAGATCCATCAATTGACTGTTAGGGACTTTGGGTATTATGGGGTGCCCAAAGTCCTACATCAGTAGTGTGAGAAGAGTGGTTCTTCCCCATTAAAGCTGGCTTTTAAGGTGCAGTTTTCCAATTTCCTTAGGTATAAGGTATATAACATTGACAATCCAACATGTCATACACAATTAACAGTAGGTTGTACATTGCTGAGCTGAAAATAGGCAGTTGCTCAATAGAACCGAAATGAAGAACTGTTGGAAGTTGAATACATACACACTTTCACTTCAAGCTGACAACATATGGATTCTCCTAGCATAGCATAATGAAAGGGATCtagaattgattttttttatgtcatttttttaaatttctatgtTATACCCTCAACCAAGATATTATCGGGTGAAAATTTATGAAATATCCTATTcctaattttaacatttatattttCCACCTATTTTCTATCATCTATCAATAAGAATACTGTactttattttctctcacttttCAGTAGCAGCGAATTTGCAGAAAACTTTCTAACGCTATTCACAATATATAGGTCCCTAATCTCTAATAACATATAAAAGTGTTAGTATGGTATCAAGTAGGAGCTGTGAGCTAGTGTACAAGACAGAACAttgaaacaaaaacaaaaaccttCTGCATAGTCATCGAGTGGGAGTTTTGACCCAATTAGCTTGTTTAGATAATATCGTAAGCAACAATCCTAGACCATTTTCTTTTCAGCAGAACTCGGAAAACCAGAACAAACCATGCCAGCGACACAAGTCACTATATAAACAGTGCAACCCTACACTACAGAGCCACAAGCCCACAATGACAACATCACGCATATGGTTAGGCATCTTTATCATCCAAGTTCCAGCTACCTACCCACATTTAACTAATTTGCAACAGACAAACTGTATACAAGCATCACAGAAACGAAAGTCAAAACTGAGAAAACAAAAAGACCTATGGATTTATGAACAAAGAGAAGCAATTAAATACAAAGTCAACTAGGAAACAAACAGCAGAGAATTACTTAAGAAATCAAACCAGcactaatgaaaaaaaaaataccatttCTCCGAACAGCAACCTCTCTAACTCGACGGACAAGACCAGTGACCGGATCTGCGAAAACCTTGGTCTCCAAGTTTCCCTCCACATACAAGATTGAACTACAACAAATGAACAGACAATTCATCTATACATAAGAAGAATTATTTTGCCAGAATTTGTAAATATCCAAACAAGGGTTTGTTAATTGTTTACCCTGGAAGAACAGTTTTCATTGCAAGATTTCCAAGCCTCTGGGGATAAATGCAAACACGGTGCCACTGAACGGCGCCCCGGTTGGCGTAGTCAGAGGGTTTCTCACCTTCGAGAGGCCTTCGATTATTGCGGATCCCACCGGTCCCAATTGACAGCAGAGTCATCACTGTCCCACTCCTCAGCTTCTTCTGAACCGGCTTCTGCCCAGCCTCACCCACCAGTATAGCCTTTCAATAACAAAGCAACATTATTCAAACAAACGTACAAgtaattaattgattgattaaTTAATCACTTAACTAATTGATTAATTCATCCAATTGAATCATGATTAAGTGAAACCTAAGAAGAATTTCGAAATACCAGACCCTGTAAATGCCAACATCGAGGCCATTCTCGAGGGGGCGATCGAAGAACttttgctgctgctgctgctgttcAGAGGAAGAATCGGGTGATGTGTCTGAGTCAGGGAGGGATGACTCGTCCGAGTCAGAAAGGGGGTTGGTGGTGGAGAAGTGACGTGGCAGGTTGAGTTTGTAGGGGTTTCGGGCGGAGAGAAGAGAACGATAGAGCTTCCTTGAGATGGAGGTGAAACCGGAGGAGCTCGACATTTTTTTGGTTGAGTGTGTAGTTTGCTCTGAATTTCGATTGTCTTAAACCCTACACAACTTCCAagcaaaccctaaaaccctTACGTTTCAAAAcccgaaaaataaaaacaacgaCGCCTGAGAGATTCGAACTCTCGCGGGGAAACCCCATGTACTTAGCAGGCACACGCCTTAACCACTCGGCCAAAGCGTCGGATGGGATGTTGGCACCTATAACCCTTATTATTGTCAATTTGATGaatgaaaaatcaaataaatcattAAGTCTTGAAAGAGTTATTAGTTCTcatatattttagatataaaaatttagatatcTAGCGTTTTAGAagtttaaagatatttttgcatttttaattagtcataaatttatttgtctttgagttaaaaatttgagaattatttttctcttcatcctatcaattaaattataatgtattacaaaatatttatgCCACGTATTATTaactttttagaaaaattttaaatgttctTGAAATACCGATATATcagtatttttaattattgatcttaattataaaaatatatataatatttattaattaaaattaatgtttaAATTACTGAACACCTTTCCTAATTTATTATctaacaaaaggaaaaattaatcttatttttagtGTGATATGGAACAAGGTTTAGCCTTTAGAGTAAGTTATGAGCAAATAGCTGCCATAAAACATCAACCATTTCCACGTTTCTTATCCACAAAATCTCCTCAGTATCCATCATTCTATCTATTCTTCTCCCTCCCTTTACTTTTCCAAATCCCATAATCTCATTGCACCTGCTACAACTGATGCAGACACTAACATAAACCAGTTCCTAAGCAGTGCCAAAACCACCATAGAAATGATACAAAACACAAGAGCTTCATTACCTTCCCCACAACCATTCAACACTCCAACCCGTTCTTCAGCACCAACCCCTTTGCCATTTCAGCTCCTACCCACATCCAAATCTTTCCCAACAATCAAACAGCAATGCAGTATATCGCGTAGGGATCTCGCAATCTACGGCAACTCTTGCTTGCTACTTCTGTTGGGTTCTCAGGGAGTGGAAGTTTCCAAAGCAAGAGCAGAGGAAGAAGTTGCTGTTACTACCAACACAAGCAACattgatcaacaagaagagaatAATGTGAATGCCACCACTCCTAACTGCACTGAAAGAAAACCAACCAAGCAAGTGTTCTTGGATGTATCGATTGATGGCGAACCTGTTGGAAGGATTACCATAGGTCTCTATGGAGATGATGTTCCAATAGGGGTCAATAGGTTCAGCAAGATTGTGAGTGGAGCTGCTGGCATTAGCTACAGAAGAAAAGAGTTTGTGAAGATCATGCCAAATTACGTGCAGCATGGTGGGCTTAGATCCTATGGGGTGGACGCCGAAATCGCAAAGGGGACAGGGAGTGATTTGGCTGCTGATACTCTGGTTGGGGAGTGGGAGAGACAGTATGAGACATGCTCTGGGGCTAAGAATGTTGCTGGGAGTGTTGGAATTGTTGTGAGAGACCCTTCAAAACCGCCTCCGAAACTGAAGCTGGTTGCAAGAAAAGGGAAGCTGGAGATTGATCAGGAAGAAGTTGGAGCTGATCCTAACGGGACAGAGTTTGTCATTGCCACAAAGGATTCACCAGAGTTGGATTCTTCTACTCTGGTGATTGGAAGAGTAGTAGAGGGAATGGAGGTTGTGAAGAGGATTAGTCAAGTGAAAACGGTACAAGAGAATACAAGCTCTCCTTATTTCAGGTGAGTCAAACAGACAAAGACTTTGCAATTTAACATAAGTAAATTACACTAAATCCCCCTATAATATGTAATATTGATGTAACAGGGTGGCAAAGCTAATAGGAGACAAGAGAGCTGTTGTAGCAGAAAGAGGATTCAACAGGCCttattcaaaaatcataattacAAACTGTGGTGTATTAGCCTAGCACATCTTCTTCAGTTGATTTTACAGTGTCAATGTAAGGGAACATATAATCGTTCAATAACAATCTCCTTTATCATCAAAGCTGATCGTAGTGTCTGCCATAGAAAAATGAGGAGAAAAAAGATTTACAGCCCAATTCCAATGGGCAAAGTAATTGGGAATCATAAGAATTAAGATGTAGCAAATTTAGTTTCTTTCGTTATGAGGGGGATTGGCCGAGATATATTATCTCTAAAACAATATTGAACTTTTGTTACAACCATTACACAAGGTTTAAAATGAAATAACATGCTATTGGCAATTTGGCATGTAATTACACAAAGAAACTACGGTGAGGAAAAGAGGAAGTATGTCAGAATCGGAACACCCTCTTTTACCCAAGCCCAGACTACCTATGCTCTGTATTTTGGCTT is part of the Arachis duranensis cultivar V14167 chromosome 1, aradu.V14167.gnm2.J7QH, whole genome shotgun sequence genome and encodes:
- the LOC107469269 gene encoding single-stranded DNA-binding protein, mitochondrial, which translates into the protein MSSSSGFTSISRKLYRSLLSARNPYKLNLPRHFSTTNPLSDSDESSLPDSDTSPDSSSEQQQQQQKFFDRPLENGLDVGIYRAILVGEAGQKPVQKKLRSGTVMTLLSIGTGGIRNNRRPLEGEKPSDYANRGAVQWHRVCIYPQRLGNLAMKTVLPGSILYVEGNLETKVFADPVTGLVRRVREVAVRRNGRIVFINQGGDDDQQKQYESTRTVGYY
- the LOC107469263 gene encoding peptidyl-prolyl cis-trans isomerase CYP26-2, chloroplastic; translated protein: MIQNTRASLPSPQPFNTPTRSSAPTPLPFQLLPTSKSFPTIKQQCSISRRDLAIYGNSCLLLLLGSQGVEVSKARAEEEVAVTTNTSNIDQQEENNVNATTPNCTERKPTKQVFLDVSIDGEPVGRITIGLYGDDVPIGVNRFSKIVSGAAGISYRRKEFVKIMPNYVQHGGLRSYGVDAEIAKGTGSDLAADTLVGEWERQYETCSGAKNVAGSVGIVVRDPSKPPPKLKLVARKGKLEIDQEEVGADPNGTEFVIATKDSPELDSSTLVIGRVVEGMEVVKRISQVKTVQENTSSPYFRVAKLIGDKRAVVAERGFNRPYSKIIITNCGVLA